The following proteins come from a genomic window of Athalia rosae chromosome 1, iyAthRosa1.1, whole genome shotgun sequence:
- the LOC105683706 gene encoding transcription elongation factor 1 homolog has protein sequence MGRRKSKRKPPSKRKAIEPLDTQFNCPFCNHEKSCEVKMDKSRNTARITCRVCLEDFQTTINLLSEPLDVYNDWIDACENAN, from the exons ATGGGccgaagaaaaagtaagagaaagCCACCAAGTAAAAGAAAAGCGATAGAACCTTTGGATACTCAGTTTAATTGTCCGTTTTGCAACCACGAAAAATCTTGTGAGGTTAAAAT GGATAAATCAAGAAACACGGCCAGAATAACGTGCCGTGTATGCctggaagattttcaaacaacTATAAATCTCCTTTCGGAGCCATTGGATGTTTACAATGATTGGATCGATGCCTGCGAGAACGCCAACTAA
- the LOC105683704 gene encoding aurora kinase C: protein MAMDHRDIPEQYKDAVNRMVETMHQHIENRGHGFAWSVDDFDIGAPMGRGKFGRVYLAREKRTHYMVALKTLFKSELIKGRVEKQVLREIEIQSHLKHPNILQLLTWFDDNRRIYLVLEFAARGELYKELQRQPGKRFNEQLSAKYTYQVADALHYCHKNHVIHRDIKPENLLLDFEGNIKLADFGWSVHAPSSKRSTMCGTLDYLPPEMVSGQTYDVYIDHWCLGILCYEFLVGKPPFLSDSHEETYSKIKGCIIQWPPYVPAGGKDLISKLIKRRSSDRISLPAVMKHPWILENKDKK, encoded by the exons ATGGCTATGGACCACCGCGATATACCTGAACAATACAAGGATGCTGTCAATCGAATGGTTGAAACTATGCATCAACATATAGAGAATAGAGGCCATGG GTTTGCATGGTCagtagatgattttgataTCGGAGCTCCGATGGGAAGAGGGAAGTTTGGCAGAGTTTATTTAGCTAGAGAAAAAAGGACCCACTACATGGTAGCTCTTAAGACTCTGTTCAAGTCTGAACTGATCAAAGGGCGTGTAGAGAAACAAGTACttcgtgaaattgaaatacaatCACATCTAAA GCATCCAAATATTCTTCAGTTACTGACATGGTTTGATGACAATCGGCGTATTTATTTAGTCTTGGAATTTGCTGCAAGAGGAGAACTTTATAAGGAGCTACAGCGTCAGCCTGGAAAGAGATTTAATGAGCAGCT ATCTGCCAAGTACACATATCAAGTAGCTGATGCATTACACTACTGCCATAAAAATCACGTAATCCACAGGGATATAAAGCCAGAAAATTTGTTACTTGACTTTGAAGGGAATATCAAATTAGCTGACTTTGGGTGGTCTGTCCATGCGCCATCTTCAAA ACGTAGTACCATGTGTGGAACATTGGATTATCTACCTCCAGAAATGGTGTCAGGGCAGACTTATGACGTTTATATAGATCATTGGTGTTTAGGAATTTTGTGCTACGAATTTTTAGTTGGAAAGCCACCTTTTTTAAGCGATTCACACGAAGAAACGTATAGCAAAATTAAGGGTTGCATCATACAATGGCCACCATATGTACCTGCTGGTGGTAAAGATCTCATTTCAAAG CTTATCAAACGGAGAAGCTCAGATAGAATATCGTTGCCTGCGGTGATGAAACATCCTTGGATACTTGAAAACAAGGATAAAAAATAG